From Flavipsychrobacter sp., a single genomic window includes:
- the nth gene encoding endonuclease III produces the protein MTKKERYEYIIDYFQKNMPDAETELHYTNPYELLIAVILSAQCTDKRVNLVTPALFKQFPTPELLAEAEFEDVEPFIRSVTFANNKTKHLIGTGKMLVEDFNSEVPSTVEELVKLPGVGRKTANVITSVIFNQPNMAVDTHVFRVSARIGLTTRAKNVLQTEKQLIANIPEELIHKAHHWLILHGRYTCVARRPKCERCGLTSICKFYRSDMRHIVEQ, from the coding sequence ATGACTAAGAAAGAACGTTACGAATACATCATAGACTATTTCCAAAAGAATATGCCTGATGCAGAAACAGAATTGCATTATACCAACCCTTATGAGTTGTTGATAGCAGTCATTCTTTCGGCACAGTGTACGGATAAGCGAGTGAACCTAGTAACGCCCGCTTTGTTTAAGCAGTTCCCGACACCTGAGCTTTTGGCAGAGGCAGAGTTTGAAGATGTGGAGCCTTTTATTCGTAGTGTTACTTTCGCCAATAACAAGACCAAGCACCTAATAGGTACTGGTAAGATGCTGGTAGAAGATTTTAATAGTGAAGTGCCGAGTACGGTTGAAGAGCTAGTAAAGCTGCCAGGTGTTGGCAGAAAAACAGCAAATGTGATCACTTCTGTTATATTCAATCAGCCTAACATGGCTGTAGACACACATGTGTTTAGAGTGTCTGCAAGAATAGGACTTACTACCAGAGCCAAAAACGTACTACAAACAGAAAAACAGTTGATCGCTAATATACCTGAAGAGCTGATTCACAAGGCGCATCATTGGCTGATACTACACGGGCGCTACACATGCGTAGCCCGCAGGCCAAAATGTGAACGCTGCGGGCTAACAAGTATCTGTAAGTTTTATAGATCAGATATGAGACATATTGTAGAGCAGTAG
- a CDS encoding SRPBCC family protein — MSTTSVITVAATVNAPISKVWETWTEPQHITQWNAAADTWHCPSAANDLRKGGKFTSRMEAKDGSFGFDFGGIYDEVLPHKLISYTLDDGRKVDITFTVVGDITHVTESFVAENENPIEMQQGGWQAILDNYKKYTENL; from the coding sequence ATGTCAACAACTTCTGTAATAACTGTAGCTGCTACAGTAAACGCACCCATAAGCAAGGTATGGGAAACTTGGACAGAACCTCAACACATCACACAATGGAATGCGGCAGCAGATACCTGGCATTGCCCATCTGCAGCAAATGATCTTAGAAAGGGTGGTAAGTTCACATCAAGAATGGAGGCAAAAGATGGAAGCTTCGGATTTGATTTTGGTGGTATCTATGACGAGGTATTGCCGCACAAATTAATTAGCTACACGCTAGATGATGGCAGAAAAGTAGATATTACTTTTACTGTTGTTGGTGATATCACTCATGTTACCGAATCATTCGTTGCAGAAAATGAAAACCCAATAGAAATGCAACAAGGTGGTTGGCAAGCTATATTGGATAATTACAAGAAGTACACAGAGAACTTATAA
- a CDS encoding methyltransferase domain-containing protein produces the protein MKNLLDWKTKEVVNIYDEISLWSAPFGQVLLEHIPMKKGASIVDIGFGTGFPLIELSQRFGEGAKLYGVDIWEEAINRTKEKIRVLGIDTIQIIEASATHIPLEDDSIDLITSNLGINNFEHRKEVYAEIHRILKKDGSLCITTNPTGTFDELFQIMMRVCDTMNLEKAHTSLKDYVNNRSTKEQIIEEFGNHSFELGNKYETITKMRFVDAKAIFDHSLIRIGFRAYWEQMIQETNRDDFFNVVIQEIEKEIAIKGVFEMTVPILYLEFRKRNT, from the coding sequence ATGAAAAACCTGCTCGACTGGAAGACAAAAGAAGTAGTTAATATTTATGATGAAATATCGCTATGGTCGGCACCATTCGGTCAAGTACTCTTGGAGCATATCCCAATGAAGAAGGGAGCATCTATTGTTGATATAGGTTTTGGAACTGGGTTTCCTCTAATAGAATTAAGTCAAAGGTTTGGAGAAGGAGCTAAACTGTATGGTGTTGATATTTGGGAAGAGGCGATAAATAGAACAAAAGAAAAGATCAGAGTTCTAGGTATAGATACTATTCAAATAATAGAAGCAAGTGCTACTCATATACCATTAGAAGATGATAGTATAGATCTGATAACCTCCAACTTGGGTATCAATAATTTTGAGCATAGAAAAGAGGTTTATGCAGAAATACACAGGATTTTAAAAAAGGATGGCAGCCTCTGTATCACTACAAACCCTACGGGTACGTTCGATGAACTATTTCAAATAATGATGCGCGTGTGTGATACCATGAATTTAGAGAAAGCACACACATCACTTAAAGACTATGTCAATAACAGGAGTACTAAGGAGCAAATAATTGAAGAGTTTGGCAATCATAGCTTCGAGTTGGGCAACAAGTATGAAACAATTACGAAGATGAGGTTTGTTGATGCGAAAGCAATATTTGATCATAGCCTTATACGTATAGGTTTCAGAGCATATTGGGAGCAGATGATACAGGAAACAAATAGAGATGACTTTTTCAATGTGGTTATTCAAGAAATAGAAAAAGAAATAGCAATAAAAGGCGTGTTTGAAATGACAGTACCGATATTATACTTAGAGTTTAGAAAAAGGAATACATAG
- the mazG gene encoding nucleoside triphosphate pyrophosphohydrolase — MEYAQSIERLRKIMNELREQCPWDKKQTIQTLRKQTIEETYELADAITDEDWQGLKEELGDLLLHIVFYSKIGEEQEQFTFGEVVEGVCNKLVARHPHIYSNIEANDEEQVKQNWEKLKLKEGKKSILGGVPRSLPAVVKAIRLQEKTKSVGFEWETTDQVREKVDEEIGELYEAVKAGEPTHIEEEFGDVLFALINYARFTKIDPELALERTNKKFIRRFQQMEDMAEEKGKQLHDMSLEEQDALWNRAKELE; from the coding sequence ATGGAGTACGCACAATCGATAGAAAGGCTAAGGAAGATTATGAATGAGCTAAGGGAGCAATGCCCTTGGGACAAAAAACAAACGATACAGACATTAAGAAAGCAAACCATAGAAGAAACTTATGAGTTGGCAGATGCCATTACGGATGAAGATTGGCAAGGTTTGAAAGAGGAGCTAGGAGACTTACTATTACATATCGTATTTTACAGTAAGATCGGTGAAGAGCAGGAGCAGTTTACATTTGGAGAAGTAGTGGAAGGTGTTTGCAATAAATTGGTAGCAAGACACCCACATATTTATAGCAATATAGAAGCTAATGACGAAGAGCAGGTAAAGCAAAACTGGGAAAAGCTTAAGCTTAAAGAAGGTAAGAAGTCAATACTCGGTGGTGTGCCTCGTTCCTTACCTGCTGTAGTAAAAGCAATAAGGTTGCAAGAAAAAACAAAGTCGGTAGGTTTTGAATGGGAGACTACCGACCAAGTACGTGAAAAAGTAGACGAAGAAATAGGTGAACTGTATGAGGCGGTAAAAGCAGGTGAACCAACACATATTGAAGAAGAGTTTGGAGATGTGTTATTTGCATTGATTAATTATGCAAGGTTTACTAAAATAGATCCTGAGCTTGCGCTAGAAAGAACGAATAAAAAGTTCATCCGCCGTTTTCAGCAAATGGAGGATATGGCAGAAGAGAAAGGCAAGCAGTTGCACGATATGAGTTTGGAAGAACAAGATGCCTTATGGAACAGAGCCAAAGAGTTAGAATAA
- a CDS encoding UbiX family flavin prenyltransferase, translating to MKIAVAVTGASGSVYAKVLLDKLVQLKDQVEEVSVVWSDNANVVWNHELGNELYKDYPFKVWGKNDFLAPFASGSSTYETLIICPCSMGTIGRIASGMSNDLITRAADVMLKERRKLICVARETPYNLIQLRNMTTITEAGGIICPATPSFYSKPQSIEEVAYTVIHRVLHLAGLKADGYKWQED from the coding sequence ATGAAGATAGCAGTTGCGGTAACCGGGGCTAGTGGCTCGGTCTATGCAAAGGTGTTGTTAGACAAATTAGTACAGCTAAAAGACCAAGTGGAAGAAGTGAGTGTGGTGTGGAGCGACAATGCTAATGTAGTGTGGAATCATGAACTGGGTAATGAGCTATATAAAGACTACCCTTTCAAAGTATGGGGAAAGAATGATTTTTTAGCACCTTTTGCCTCGGGCAGTTCTACATATGAGACATTGATCATTTGCCCTTGTAGTATGGGAACAATAGGGCGTATAGCATCGGGGATGAGTAACGACCTTATTACCCGCGCTGCGGATGTAATGCTAAAAGAAAGACGTAAATTAATATGTGTAGCAAGAGAGACACCTTATAATCTGATACAATTGCGGAATATGACAACCATTACAGAAGCGGGTGGTATCATATGCCCTGCCACACCCTCTTTTTACAGCAAACCACAAAGTATAGAGGAAGTAGCGTATACAGTTATACATAGAGTGCTACATTTAGCAGGCCTAAAGGCCGATGGTTATAAATGGCAGGAAGATTAA
- a CDS encoding acetyl-CoA hydrolase/transferase C-terminal domain-containing protein, protein MNATYISAEEAVKIVESGNRVFIHGSAATPIHLFNTLLGRAGAINNVELVAISTFGDINWDRPEVRQSFYLNSLFVSANVRGWVNSPYGDYVPVFLSEIPALLKTVLPPDVAIVQVSPPDEHGYCTLGTSIDAAWTAVRVAKKIIAQVNPLMPRTHGDSHIHISKFDAMVWEEAKLPEVDYGCKIDAASKQIGENVAALIEDGSTLQMGIGCIPDAVLKSLSNHKGLGVHTEMFSDGIIPLVESGVITNEYKKIRPGKIVTTFAMGTQKTYDFVDDNPNISFMDVSYVNDTAIIRKNPKVVAINSALEIDLTGQICADSLGTYQYSGIGGQMDFMRGASLSVGGKPIIALPSVTSKGISRITPALKQGAGVVTTRGHVHYVVTEYGVVNLYGKNMEQRAKALISIAHPDHRESLEKAFYNRFLA, encoded by the coding sequence ATGAATGCAACATATATATCGGCTGAAGAAGCTGTAAAAATAGTAGAGAGTGGCAATAGAGTATTTATACATGGTAGTGCTGCCACACCTATTCACTTATTCAATACACTGCTAGGCAGAGCGGGAGCAATAAATAATGTAGAGCTTGTAGCCATTAGCACCTTTGGTGATATTAATTGGGATAGACCCGAGGTGCGCCAAAGTTTTTACCTCAACTCCTTATTTGTATCTGCCAATGTTCGTGGGTGGGTCAACAGCCCTTATGGTGACTATGTGCCTGTTTTCTTAAGTGAGATACCAGCATTGTTGAAAACCGTACTGCCTCCTGACGTAGCAATTGTACAGGTATCCCCTCCCGATGAGCATGGATACTGTACGCTTGGCACTTCTATAGATGCTGCTTGGACAGCCGTGCGTGTAGCAAAGAAAATAATAGCACAAGTAAACCCACTAATGCCGCGTACACATGGCGATAGCCATATACATATCTCTAAGTTCGATGCTATGGTTTGGGAAGAAGCCAAACTACCTGAGGTGGATTATGGTTGTAAGATAGACGCCGCTTCAAAACAAATAGGTGAAAATGTGGCTGCACTAATTGAAGATGGCTCTACACTACAAATGGGCATTGGCTGTATTCCTGATGCTGTACTAAAATCACTTAGCAACCATAAAGGACTAGGCGTACATACAGAAATGTTTTCTGATGGTATTATTCCACTTGTGGAAAGTGGTGTGATAACCAATGAGTACAAAAAAATACGACCAGGTAAAATAGTTACCACCTTTGCTATGGGTACACAAAAGACTTATGACTTTGTAGACGATAACCCTAATATCTCTTTCATGGATGTATCGTATGTGAACGATACCGCTATCATTCGTAAAAACCCAAAAGTAGTAGCCATTAATAGTGCTTTGGAAATAGACCTTACAGGACAAATATGTGCCGACTCATTGGGTACTTACCAGTACTCTGGTATTGGCGGGCAAATGGATTTTATGCGTGGCGCATCTTTATCTGTTGGTGGTAAGCCAATAATCGCTTTACCTTCTGTAACCAGTAAAGGTATTTCGAGAATAACTCCTGCCTTGAAACAAGGTGCTGGTGTAGTAACCACACGTGGACACGTACACTATGTGGTAACTGAATATGGTGTGGTGAATCTGTATGGTAAAAACATGGAGCAACGTGCCAAAGCTCTTATCAGCATAGCACATCCTGACCATAGAGAAAGTTTAGAAAAAGCTTTTTACAACAGGTTTCTAGCATAG
- the msrB gene encoding peptide-methionine (R)-S-oxide reductase MsrB, whose protein sequence is MDTHKNNPYYSRTDTKVLDVSNEEWKKILPKEVYYIAREQGTEYAYTGKYWDTDVKGMYYCAVCGNALFRSDSKFSSHCGWPSFYEPIREKSVVYKPDHSHGMNRIEVTCGRCDSHLGHIFDDGPPPTGKRFCMNSAVLDFEAEEK, encoded by the coding sequence ATGGATACACATAAAAATAACCCCTACTATTCGCGAACAGATACTAAAGTGTTAGATGTTAGTAATGAAGAGTGGAAGAAGATTTTGCCTAAAGAGGTATACTACATAGCCAGAGAGCAAGGTACAGAGTACGCCTATACTGGAAAATATTGGGACACTGATGTAAAGGGAATGTATTACTGTGCCGTTTGTGGTAATGCGCTTTTCCGATCTGATTCTAAATTCTCTAGCCACTGTGGCTGGCCCAGCTTTTATGAGCCAATAAGAGAAAAAAGTGTGGTGTATAAGCCAGACCACTCACACGGTATGAACAGAATAGAAGTAACCTGTGGTAGATGCGATTCTCATTTAGGGCATATATTTGATGATGGGCCACCACCAACAGGTAAAAGGTTTTGTATGAACTCTGCTGTGTTGGATTTTGAAGCGGAAGAAAAATAA
- a CDS encoding DUF255 domain-containing protein, translating to MKFLSMKRILLAVVAILMIIPSYAGDNDKIKWMTWDEAQVAMKKKPKKVWVDVYTDWCGWCKVMDKKTFSNPDVIKYMNENFYAVKFDAETKEDIRFMGNVYKLNPSVGRSGTNELAIQLLSGQLSYPSMIYMEENFQNPVIVPGYQPAPQLQTIFNYLMKGAYKQKIPLDEFSKGYTPTWKEKS from the coding sequence ATGAAATTTTTGAGTATGAAGCGTATTCTTTTAGCTGTAGTGGCTATTCTTATGATTATCCCGTCGTATGCAGGTGATAACGATAAGATCAAATGGATGACATGGGATGAGGCGCAGGTAGCCATGAAGAAAAAACCCAAAAAAGTATGGGTAGATGTTTATACAGATTGGTGTGGCTGGTGTAAAGTGATGGACAAAAAAACTTTTAGCAATCCTGATGTTATCAAATACATGAATGAAAACTTCTATGCTGTAAAGTTTGATGCGGAAACAAAAGAAGACATCCGCTTCATGGGTAATGTCTATAAGCTTAATCCTTCTGTAGGCAGAAGTGGAACTAATGAACTGGCTATACAATTACTTAGTGGTCAACTAAGCTATCCATCTATGATATATATGGAAGAGAATTTCCAGAACCCTGTAATTGTTCCCGGTTACCAACCTGCTCCACAATTACAAACCATATTCAACTACCTAATGAAAGGTGCTTATAAGCAAAAAATCCCACTGGATGAATTTAGCAAAGGCTACACACCTACTTGGAAAGAAAAAAGCTAA